Proteins from a single region of Primulina tabacum isolate GXHZ01 chromosome 5, ASM2559414v2, whole genome shotgun sequence:
- the LOC142544803 gene encoding SUPPRESSOR OF GAMMA RESPONSE 1-like isoform X1, which translates to MHFQFLLELVCSESWVWLIDGRGLAKKVKNAGLPAENLIKDRGVKRECPNCQYQIDNTDVSEDWPGLPAGVKFDPSDVELLEHLAAKCGVGVSEPHKFIDEFIPTLEGNEGICYTHPENLPGAKKDGSSVYFFYRTINAYATGKRKRRRIIHSEESSAKCRVRWHKTGKTRPVIENVVLKGFKKILVLYGTSEKGSKPGKCDWIMHQYHIGGEEDEKEGEYVVSKIFYQQQKKTGNIEKTYLVIEESDLGTVQVVPRTPNIRAPHPPRPQKTPAENLEEPSQLDDETEYATCLAGESQAFHLDGVDSHLCINMMDSNDPRPKDDALLAQDCSDITDVRQQHVNAAYGFTDLYNLELDTLPDFHLSDLEFASQDSLFDWLSLL; encoded by the exons ATGCATTTTCAGTTCTTGCTGGAGCTTGTCTGTTCTGAATCATG GGTTTGGCTTATTGATGGTAGAGGGCTTGCTAAAAAAGTGAAAAATGCTGGTCTGCCTGCAGAAAATCTGATAAAAGATCGTGGCGTAAAGAGGGAGTGCCCAAATTGCCAGTACCAAATCGATAATACTGAT GTTTCCGAAGATTGGCCTGGGCTTCCTGCTGGTGTAAAGTTCGACCCATCTGATGTCGAGCTGTTGGAACATTTGGCTGCAAAATGTGGGGTTGGGGTTTCGGAACCGCACAAGTTTATCGACGAATTTATTCCGACCCTGGAAGGTAACGAAGGGATATGCTACACTCACCCCGAAAATCTTCCTG GTGCCAAAAAAGATGGAAGCAGTGTGTATTTCTTCTATAGAACTATCAATGCATATGCTACTGGTAAGCGGAAGCGCAGGAGAATAATTCACAGTGAAGAAAGTTCTGCAAAGTGCCGTGTTCGGTGGCACAAGACTGGCAAGACCAGGCCTGTGATTGAAAATGTAGTTCTGAAAGGTTTCAAGAAAATCTTGGTTCTATATGGAACATCGGAAAAGGGATCAAAACCCGGCAAATGTGACTGGATCATGCATCAATACCATATAGGAGGTGAAGAAGATGAGAAGGAAGGCGAATACGTGGTTTCTAAAATTTTCTATCAGCAACAGAAGAAGACTGGCAATATCGAAAAAACATACTTGGTAATTGAAGAATCCGACTTGGGGACCGTTCAGGTCGTTCCGAGGACTCCAAACATACGTGCTCCCCATCCTCCTCGGCCGCAGAAAACTCCAGCAGAGAATCTTGAAGAACCATCTCAGTTGGATGATGAAACCGAGTATGCCACTTGCTTGGCTGGGGAATCACAAGCTTTTCACTTAGACGGAGTGGATTCCCATTTATGCATCAATATGATGGATTCTAATGATCCAAGACCAAAGGACGACGCCTTGTTAGCTCAAGATTGTAGCGACATCACCGATGTACGCCAGCAACATGTCAATGCTGCCTATGGATTCACTGATCTTTACAACTTAGAACTCGATACTCTACCGGACTTCCATCTTTCG GATTTAGAGTTTGCCTCTCAAGACAGTCTGTTCGATTGGCTGAGTTTACTATAG
- the LOC142544803 gene encoding SUPPRESSOR OF GAMMA RESPONSE 1-like isoform X2, which produces MVRVWLIDGRGLAKKVKNAGLPAENLIKDRGVKRECPNCQYQIDNTDVSEDWPGLPAGVKFDPSDVELLEHLAAKCGVGVSEPHKFIDEFIPTLEGNEGICYTHPENLPGAKKDGSSVYFFYRTINAYATGKRKRRRIIHSEESSAKCRVRWHKTGKTRPVIENVVLKGFKKILVLYGTSEKGSKPGKCDWIMHQYHIGGEEDEKEGEYVVSKIFYQQQKKTGNIEKTYLVIEESDLGTVQVVPRTPNIRAPHPPRPQKTPAENLEEPSQLDDETEYATCLAGESQAFHLDGVDSHLCINMMDSNDPRPKDDALLAQDCSDITDVRQQHVNAAYGFTDLYNLELDTLPDFHLSDLEFASQDSLFDWLSLL; this is translated from the exons ATGGTTAG GGTTTGGCTTATTGATGGTAGAGGGCTTGCTAAAAAAGTGAAAAATGCTGGTCTGCCTGCAGAAAATCTGATAAAAGATCGTGGCGTAAAGAGGGAGTGCCCAAATTGCCAGTACCAAATCGATAATACTGAT GTTTCCGAAGATTGGCCTGGGCTTCCTGCTGGTGTAAAGTTCGACCCATCTGATGTCGAGCTGTTGGAACATTTGGCTGCAAAATGTGGGGTTGGGGTTTCGGAACCGCACAAGTTTATCGACGAATTTATTCCGACCCTGGAAGGTAACGAAGGGATATGCTACACTCACCCCGAAAATCTTCCTG GTGCCAAAAAAGATGGAAGCAGTGTGTATTTCTTCTATAGAACTATCAATGCATATGCTACTGGTAAGCGGAAGCGCAGGAGAATAATTCACAGTGAAGAAAGTTCTGCAAAGTGCCGTGTTCGGTGGCACAAGACTGGCAAGACCAGGCCTGTGATTGAAAATGTAGTTCTGAAAGGTTTCAAGAAAATCTTGGTTCTATATGGAACATCGGAAAAGGGATCAAAACCCGGCAAATGTGACTGGATCATGCATCAATACCATATAGGAGGTGAAGAAGATGAGAAGGAAGGCGAATACGTGGTTTCTAAAATTTTCTATCAGCAACAGAAGAAGACTGGCAATATCGAAAAAACATACTTGGTAATTGAAGAATCCGACTTGGGGACCGTTCAGGTCGTTCCGAGGACTCCAAACATACGTGCTCCCCATCCTCCTCGGCCGCAGAAAACTCCAGCAGAGAATCTTGAAGAACCATCTCAGTTGGATGATGAAACCGAGTATGCCACTTGCTTGGCTGGGGAATCACAAGCTTTTCACTTAGACGGAGTGGATTCCCATTTATGCATCAATATGATGGATTCTAATGATCCAAGACCAAAGGACGACGCCTTGTTAGCTCAAGATTGTAGCGACATCACCGATGTACGCCAGCAACATGTCAATGCTGCCTATGGATTCACTGATCTTTACAACTTAGAACTCGATACTCTACCGGACTTCCATCTTTCG GATTTAGAGTTTGCCTCTCAAGACAGTCTGTTCGATTGGCTGAGTTTACTATAG
- the LOC142546740 gene encoding putative glucose-6-phosphate 1-epimerase isoform X1 yields MPVNIVQEGDGSPRIVLSEPSGSSAEVLLHGGQVVSWKNERREEMIFMSSKQAVRRSSKAIRSGIHINFPQFTNSSSLEQHGFASTRLWSLDSSPSPLPPASNQSTVDLMLESTEDDLKIWPHRFELRLRISLTAGKLTLIPRVRNTDNKPFSFTFVLCNYLSVSDISEVRVEGLETLDYFDNLLQKERFTEQADAITFDGEIDRVYLSTPTKIAVIDHEKKRTLVLRKDGLPDAVVWNPWDKKAKALPDFGDEDYNTMLCVNSAAIEAPIVLKPFEEWKGRQELSTVLSSYCSGQLDPRRVLVSAE; encoded by the exons ATGCCGGTGAATATTGTTCAGGAGGGCGATGGATCGCCGAGGATTGTTTTGTCGGAGCCCTCTGGCTCAAGTGCCGAG GTGCTTTTGCATGGCGGCCAGGTTGTATCTTGGAAGAATGAACGAAGGGAGGAGATGATCTTCATGAGCAGTAAG CAGGCTGTGCGGAGGTCTTCTAAAGCCATCAGGAGTGGTATACACATAAACTTCCCACAG TTCACAAACTCTAGTTCACTGGAGCAACATGGATTTGCAAGCACTCGATTATGGTCCCTGGACAGTTCTCCTTCGCCTTTGCCCCCGGCCAGCAATCAGTCAACTGTGGATCTTATGCTGGAGTCCACTGAAGATGATCTGAAGATTTGGCCGCACAG ATTTGAGTTGCGCTTGCGCATCTCTCTAACTGCTGGCAAGCTCACCCTGATACCTCGCGTGCGTAATACTGATAACAAGCCCTTCTCCTTTACATTTGTGTTGTGCAATTACCTGTCGGTATCTGACATCAG TGAAGTGCGTGTCGAGGGCTTGGAGACACTCGACTACTTTGATAACTTATTACAAAAAGAGAGATTCACTGAGCAGGCAGATGCAATTACCTTTGATGGCGAG ATTGACCGGGTGTATTTGAGCACGCCGACTAAGATAGCCGTGATAGATCACGAGAAGAAAAGAACCCTTGTCCTACGCAAAGATGGCTTGCCAGATGCAG TTGTATGGAACCCTTGGGACAAAAAAGCAAAGGCTCTCCCTGATTTTGGTGATGAGGATTACAACACAATGTTATGTGTGAATTCTGCTGCCATAGAAGCTCCTATTGTTTTGAAACCTTTTGAAGAATGGAAGGGTCGACAAGAGCTGTCGACTGTCTTGTCAAGTTATTGTAGTGGTCAGCTGGATCCACGGAGAGTTCTTGTTTCAGCTGAATAA
- the LOC142546738 gene encoding peroxidase 31-like, which translates to MAFLLLLLLLSLSLSLAPAHSSSPALLSDTYYSETCPKFDHIMEETTTNKQINSPTTAAATLRVFFHDCFVTGCDASVLISSTPFNKAERDADINHSLPGDGFDVVVRAKSALELSCPGVVSCADILAVATRNLVVMMGGPFYTVKLGRKDSLTSKSDYVEGNLPRPTMSMDQIIHIFQSRKFSIQEMVALSGAHTIGFSHCKEFSSILYNYSRTMESDPSYNYNFAKLLRNACADYKKNPTLSVFNDVMTPNKFDNVYYSNLQKGLGLMSSDHALSSDPRTRGYVELYSRDQKAFFDAFVSAIQKMSVYGVKTERNGEVRRRCDAFNN; encoded by the coding sequence ATGGCTTTCCTTTTGCTTCTTCTGCTCctctccctctccctctccctcGCCCCCGCACACTCCTCCTCGCCGGCACTCCTCTCCGACACCTACTACTCCGAGACATGCCCCAAGTTCGACCATATCATGGAAGAAACCACCACCAACAAGCAGATCAACTCCCCCACCACCGCCGCCGCCACTCTCCGAGTCTTCTTCCACGACTGCTTCGTCACCGGCTGCGACGCTTCCGTTCTCATCTCTTCCACACCATTCAACAAAGCCGAGCGCGACGCTGACATCAACCACTCCCTCCCCGGAGACGGATTCGACGTCGTCGTGCGGGCTAAGTCCGCCCTCGAGCTCTCCTGCCCAGGCGTCGTCTCCTGCGCCGACATTCTCGCCGTAGCCACTCGGAATCTGGTAGTCATGATGGGCGGACCCTTTTACACCGTCAAGCTAGGCCGCAAGGATTCCTTAACTTCCAAATCCGACTATGTGGAGGGAAATCTGCCCAGACCCACCATGTCGATGGATCAAATAATCCATATTTTCCAATCCAGGAAATTCTCAATCCAAGAAATGGTGGCATTATCCGGAGCCCACACCATCGGATTCTCTCACTGCAAAGAGTTCAGCTCCATTCTGTATAACTACAGCAGAACAATGGAATCCGACCCTTCTTACAATTACAATTTCGCCAAGTTACTAAGAAATGCCTGCGCAGATTACAAGAAAAACCCGACATTATCGGTGTTCAACGATGTAATGACTCCCAACAAATTCGACAACGTATATTACAGCAACTTGCAAAAGGGTTTGGGACTAATGTCATCGGACCACGCCCTGAGCTCAGATCCGAGGACCAGAGGCTACGTCGAGCTGTATTCCAGAGATCAAAAGGCATTCTTCGATGCATTTGTGAGTGCAATACAGAAGATGAGTGTGTACGGCGTCAAGACTGAAAGAAACGGCGAGGTTAGGCGCAGGTGTGACGCTtttaacaattaa
- the LOC142546740 gene encoding putative glucose-6-phosphate 1-epimerase isoform X2, with amino-acid sequence MPVNIVQEGDGSPRIVLSEPSGSSAEVLLHGGQVVSWKNERREEMIFMSSKAVRRSSKAIRSGIHINFPQFTNSSSLEQHGFASTRLWSLDSSPSPLPPASNQSTVDLMLESTEDDLKIWPHRFELRLRISLTAGKLTLIPRVRNTDNKPFSFTFVLCNYLSVSDISEVRVEGLETLDYFDNLLQKERFTEQADAITFDGEIDRVYLSTPTKIAVIDHEKKRTLVLRKDGLPDAVVWNPWDKKAKALPDFGDEDYNTMLCVNSAAIEAPIVLKPFEEWKGRQELSTVLSSYCSGQLDPRRVLVSAE; translated from the exons ATGCCGGTGAATATTGTTCAGGAGGGCGATGGATCGCCGAGGATTGTTTTGTCGGAGCCCTCTGGCTCAAGTGCCGAG GTGCTTTTGCATGGCGGCCAGGTTGTATCTTGGAAGAATGAACGAAGGGAGGAGATGATCTTCATGAGCAGTAAG GCTGTGCGGAGGTCTTCTAAAGCCATCAGGAGTGGTATACACATAAACTTCCCACAG TTCACAAACTCTAGTTCACTGGAGCAACATGGATTTGCAAGCACTCGATTATGGTCCCTGGACAGTTCTCCTTCGCCTTTGCCCCCGGCCAGCAATCAGTCAACTGTGGATCTTATGCTGGAGTCCACTGAAGATGATCTGAAGATTTGGCCGCACAG ATTTGAGTTGCGCTTGCGCATCTCTCTAACTGCTGGCAAGCTCACCCTGATACCTCGCGTGCGTAATACTGATAACAAGCCCTTCTCCTTTACATTTGTGTTGTGCAATTACCTGTCGGTATCTGACATCAG TGAAGTGCGTGTCGAGGGCTTGGAGACACTCGACTACTTTGATAACTTATTACAAAAAGAGAGATTCACTGAGCAGGCAGATGCAATTACCTTTGATGGCGAG ATTGACCGGGTGTATTTGAGCACGCCGACTAAGATAGCCGTGATAGATCACGAGAAGAAAAGAACCCTTGTCCTACGCAAAGATGGCTTGCCAGATGCAG TTGTATGGAACCCTTGGGACAAAAAAGCAAAGGCTCTCCCTGATTTTGGTGATGAGGATTACAACACAATGTTATGTGTGAATTCTGCTGCCATAGAAGCTCCTATTGTTTTGAAACCTTTTGAAGAATGGAAGGGTCGACAAGAGCTGTCGACTGTCTTGTCAAGTTATTGTAGTGGTCAGCTGGATCCACGGAGAGTTCTTGTTTCAGCTGAATAA